The following coding sequences are from one Geothrix sp. window:
- a CDS encoding bactofilin family protein: MAVFRSNKPKPEPAPAIHSLLGKDVLFKGEVHTNSRSFRVEGVVEGTIHSTGEVSIAPGGLVKGTIFAKHLVVTGRAEGIMKITDCLEIHGTGYVEGDVEVGSLVVDEGGTLQGVCVRKDQAESHAAAKGGSLPAAKQADPEAKKADIKR; the protein is encoded by the coding sequence TCCGCAGCAACAAGCCCAAGCCCGAGCCCGCACCCGCCATCCACTCCCTGCTCGGCAAGGACGTGCTGTTCAAGGGCGAGGTCCACACGAACTCCCGCAGCTTCCGGGTGGAGGGCGTGGTGGAAGGCACCATCCACTCCACGGGCGAAGTCTCCATCGCGCCCGGTGGCCTCGTGAAGGGAACCATCTTCGCCAAGCACCTGGTCGTCACCGGCCGGGCCGAAGGCATCATGAAGATCACCGACTGTCTGGAAATCCATGGCACCGGCTACGTGGAAGGCGACGTGGAGGTGGGTTCGCTGGTGGTGGATGAAGGAGGCACGCTCCAGGGCGTCTGCGTCCGCAAGGACCAGGCCGAATCCCATGCTGCGGCCAAGGGCGGCTCCCTGCCCGCAGCCAAGCAGGCGGACCCCGAGGCCAAGAAGGCCGACATCAAGCGCTAG